From Priestia aryabhattai:
AAATTTTAATGACACAATTGCCGTATCTATATCTCCTGCTTCTTCAATAGCAGGATCGATGAGCGTTGTGCCGTAAGCCGATACTTCTACCACTTCGCTGCCCATTACATAACGAGCCATATCAAAATCATGAATCATCATATCCATGAACAGTCCTCCTGAAGCGCGAACATATTCCGGACTCGGCGGCTGAGGATCTCTGGACGTAATTTTTAGAATATGCGGCTTTCCTACTTCTCCTTGCTGTACAAGATCATACACTTTTTTAAAGTTGGGATCAAAGCGTCTGTTAAAGCCAACTTGAAGCTGCACGCCATGTTCTTTTACTACTTCTAACGCTTGGATTGTTTCTTCTACTGAAAAACTAACGGGCTTTTCACAGAAAATATGTTTTTTCGCTCGAGCCGCTTCTTTAATAATCGATGCATGCGTATTCGTTGGCGAACAAATGAAAACGGCATCAATTTCTGGATCAGCTAATAAATCTTGATAATTTGTTGTCAACGTCAAAATCTCTTTACTTGCAGCCCACTCATGCAAATGATCTACTACCACATCTGAAACCGCTTTAATTTTTATTTGAGGCATTAATTTTAAATTATCAACGTGTAATTTCCCTATTCGTCCAGCACCAATTATTCCAATTGTAAGAATCCCCATCTTATTTTCCCCTTTAATTAAAAGTTAAGAAAACATTCGCTCAAACCTCAATATAGGTTAAGCGCTTTCCTGGTTTTAATTATACATAACGTTTTATAAAATGCAAACTATTTTTATGGATTATTTAGAATATTTGTTTTTTAATTACCTGAACGTATACTATTAAAAAAACTATTTTTATTTTTTTATCTATTTAGTGCTGAAGCATAAAGAAATTCTCTATATTTAAGTATTTTTATAATAAATTCAGTTATTATTACCTTATCTACCAATATTTTTACTGTTAAGATTATTTAATTGAAAATTATATATATTTAAAATTTTCATTGACGTTTAAAAAATGTAAGCGTATACTTTTTTTATCAAATAGATTAAGCGCTTAACCAAATATTTTGATAGTTCAAACAAAATAATCGATCTGGTGGTGTGGAAAATGAACGAATTTATTTCTAGAAAAACGGCTCTAGACAGGATTGGAATCCCTTCTCATTTAACATGGGGATACATAGGTATTATTGTTTTTATGATTGGTGATGGATTAGAACAAGGATGGTTATCTCCTTATCTTGTAGAAAGAGGGTTAACCATCGAACATGCCGCTTTACTGTTTACTGTTTATGGAATTACGGTCTCGGTTTCTTCTTGGTTCTCCGGCGTACTTGTTCAATTGTGGGGACCTAGAAAAGCAATGGCATTCGGCTTGATATCCTTTATTATTGGTTCGATTGGATTTATAGGATTAGGACTTCATATCATGAATTATACGATTATATTAATTTGTTATGCTCTTAGAGGATTTGGTTACCCTTTATTTGCCTACTCATTCTTGGTCTGGGTGTCTTACCGCACGCCTCAGGAAATGCTTTCAAAAGCAGTAGGTTGGTTTTGGTTTGTCTTCCAGCTTGGTTTAAGCGTAATCGGAGCCTTTTACTCCAGTTACATGGTTCCTAAAATCGGCGAAATCGCTACTTTGTGGAGCGGTTTGCTTTTTGTTGTGATTGGTGGAGTCTTTTCAATTATCATGAATAAAGACAAGTTTACCGTCCAAAAAGTAAACGATAATAAAACAAAAGAATTAATGAAAGGGATTACAATCGCATTTGAGAACCCTAAAGTAGGCATCGGAGGAATCGTAAAGATTATTAACTCTGCTGCTCAATTTGGATTTGTTGTTTTCTTGCCAACCTATATGATGAAACATGATTTTACGATGAGTGAATGGTTGCAAATCTGGGGTACATTGTTTTTTGTGAATATGGCTTTTAATATTATTTTTGGTATTGTTGGAGATAAATTCGGCTGGGTAAATACAATCAAATGGTTCGGCGGAGTAGGATGCGGAATTGTAACACTTGCTCTTTACTATGTACCGCAATTCGTCGGACATAATTATTGGGTGATGATGATTGTCGCATGCTGTTACGGTGCAACACTAGCAGGATATGTTCCTCTTACAGCGTTAGTGCCTTCTTTAGCTCCTGAGAATAAAGGAGCCGCGATGTCCGTGTTGAACTTAGGATCGGGACTTTCGGCTTTTGTAGGTCCTTTAATTGTGACCGTTTTCATTGGTCTTTTGGGCACGGGCGGCGTGATTTGGATCTTTGCTTGCTTATATTTCTTTGGTGCTTTTCTAACTGGTTTCCTTACGATTCCAACAGAAACAATTATTAAAGGCGAAACAATAAACGAAGTCAAAAGTCAGGTCTCCCTATAAATATGGCTAAGTAGAAAAAGCTGCAGGTGCCCCAGCACCTGCAGCTTTTTTATCTTCTCTACTTTATAACTTCTTTACTGACGCACGTTCTACTAGTTCTGGAATAATCGTTACTCGTTGTTTCGCATGCTCTTCTTTTTTCATAGACTTTAACAGCTGTTCAAACGTACTAGCTGCCATCTGAGAAATTGGTTGTTCGATCGTTGTCAAACCCGGCTCAGCAATATCGGCATAAATCGTATTATCAAATCCAATTACCGATAGATCTCCTGGAATCGAAAGCCCCTGCTTCCTTGCCTCGTTTATGAGCGACACACCAATTAAATCAGTACATGCAAAGACTGCTGTCGGCCTATTAGGCAAAGAAAGCAGCTGTTTACTTGCTCTTCTGCTATCTTCCACTGTTGAATAACAGCTGATAATGGACTGGTTTTCTAGTGACAAATTTGCTTCTGTGAGTGCTTGCTTAAATCCTGCTAATCGCCCTTCACTACTTTTTCTATCTTTTTCAGTCATAACCGTTACCGATTGATGACCTTTTTCTATTAAATACTTACCTGCGATATATCCTCCGCGAACGTTATCAATCGTGACTACATGCGTGGAGATAGAAGGATGGTCAACTGAAAACAATACAAGCGGTACATCATGCTTCACAATTTTCTTTACGAGCTTCGTATTATTTAGTTCGGTTGCGATAATGATTCCATCTACTTGTTTTTTAAATAAAAGATCTATGTATTCATGCTCGCGCGCAGTTTGATGATCTGTACTGCATAAAAAAAGCGTGTATCCCGCTGCTCTAGCACTATTCTCAAAAGCTCTTGCTACCTCTGCAAAAAAAGGATTAGAGATATCAGGAACTAGAACGCCAATCGTGTACGTCTTTTTTCCTGTTAACGCCGCTGCGACACTGCTAGGCTGATAATCTAATTCCATCATTACTTCATTCACTTTTTTTATCGTTTTTTCACTAATACGGCCTGTCTGATTGATTACTTTGGATACAGTGGCTATCGATACCCCTGCTTTTTTCGCAACATCATAAATGGTTGGTTTCACTTTCACTGTTCCTTTCTTCGAGATCTCTTTCCTTATTTTATCACGAAAGTATTCAATCGTTTTGTATATTCCAATAAGCATATTCTATAAGTCCTTGAAAAAAATTTTTTATTTCATGTATAAAAACTATCTATTAATCAAATCATAATCTTAACCTTATAAAAGGAGTTGATTATGATGGCAAACAGCAGAAATAAGAGCAGCAACGAATTAGCCGTACACGGTGCTCAACAAGCAATCGATCAAATGAAATATGAGATCGCTAGCGAATTTGGCGTAACTCTTGGTCCTGACACAACTGCACGTGCAAACGGCTCAGTAGGCGGCGAAATTACAAAGCGCCTTGTGCAAATGGCTGAACAGCAACTTGGCGGCGGACGTTTCTAAATCACTATCATAAGCAATACGGCTGGAGGAAGAGCGAATGACCGTTCTTCCTTTTCCTATTTTTATACAATCCTTTTTTTGCGTTTCTTCTCCTCTATATGTATCTAAAACAAAACCATTATCTCCATAACGTTCACATAGCGTTATATAAGGCTCCTTTTCTCTCACAATAGATTGCTTATGACAAAACATAAAAAGAAGTTCCTTTCATAGGAACTTCTTTTATCTTGCTTTATAAATGTGCAAGCTCTTTAGATATCTTTTCAGTCTTTGCTTTGAGCTGTTCTTGCTGTCCTTCTAAATCAGCAATCACAGCTAACACTTCTGTATTGTTCGGTTCTTCTTCATACTGTTTTAACGTAGCAACAAGAGACTGTGAAACTTTGATGAGCTCTTGATTGACTTCTTGCTGCTGTTTTAAATAGTCAAGTTCAGATTCCATTTTTTCTAGATTTCTCATCGGTTCCCTTCCTTTCGTTAACTAGCTTTTATTTAAGAACGCGGTCTTTTATTATCTCAGTGGGCTACTTCAACGTTACTTTATTTTATTTTCGTGATTGCCGTATAACATTTTTTCATTCATTGGGTCAGCTGATTTTTCAGCAGGTGTCACCGTTTGTCCTAGAGCTGAATTGCGTTTATCATGCTCAACTGCGTCTACCATCAGCAAAACTTTTCCTTTTTTAAGATCAGATACATACGAGGAAGCTTCTGCAGCAGGTACACCATATTCGGTTAATTGATTTTCGATTCGATTAACATCTTGATCCATTTTTTCTTCAGCTGGCGTAAAAGCATTTTTTATTTTCTCCATAAAGGGTTGATGGTGCTTTGAATTTTGATCTGTATCAACTATTTGCACATCAATTCCTGCAGAATGCTCAATCGCTTCTGTATTTTCATGATGCTGGCCACTGTTTGTCAAAACAGAAAGTGCACTGTCCGGATATCCCTGTGTTTTTAAATTTCGAATCGCTGTAATAACGGCCTCTTCTGAATTATACGTACCTACCACATTTTTTGTCATTGTTATTCCTCCCAGGTATTATCGTTTTTTTAGCTTGTTATAGTATTAATACCCTTGGATTTTCTAGTAAAACTTTTTAAATTTATCTCTAGCTCTCCTTACAAGGAGAAACCGATAAAATAAAAGACTTGAATCTAATAATTCAAGCCTTTTTCATGATACCAATGATTTATACTATAAAATTGGTGACAGCAAGCGAAATACTGCTTCTTTAAATTTTATAAGAAGAGAGCGCTCTTTATATCGTTCAAGTGTTAATTTTGAACTAAATTGCACATCTTCAAGAAACAGGTTCTGCAACTTTTCTGCAATAGGTTGGTCATATACAACTGCATTCACTTCAAAATTAAGGCTGAAACTTCGCGGATCAATATTCGTCGTCCCTACAGAAGATACTTCATTATCTACTACAATCGTTTTAGCATGCAAAAAGCCTTTTTCATAGAGATAAATATTTGCACCATATGTCAGCAGTTCACCTACATGAGACCACGTAGCCCAATAAACAAAAGGATGATCGGGTTTGTTTGGAATCATAATATGAATATCTACTCCAGATAATAAAGCAATTTTACAAGCATCCATAAAGCTTGCGTCGGGAATAAAGTAAGGCGTTTGAAGGTATACACTTTCTTTGGCCGACATAATCAATGAGATATACATATTTTTCAGATGCTGAGTAGTCGAGTTAGGACCGCTCGCTACAATTTGCACTGGGACCGTTCCAGAATGAGTTTCTGTGCGATGCAAAAATTGTTCAAGTTCAATTGGCTGCTTTGTTGCTTGATGCCAATCTAAAATGAATCTTCCTTGAATATCGTTCACTGATTCTCCTTTAATGCGAAAATGAGTGTCTCTCCAATAACCCATTTTTGGATCTAACCCTAGATATTCATCTCCTACGTTAAATCCTCCTATGTATGCTACTTCACCATCAATAATACAAAGCTTTCGATGATTTCGATTGTTAATACGAAAATTAATCAAGCGAAGAATTGAAGGGAAAAATGCCTGTGCTTCGCCGCCATATGAAATAAGCTCCTTAAAAAATGATGGCGTCATTTTTCTAGATCCTACTTCATCATAAAGAACGCGAACCTTTATACCTTCTTTTGCTTTTTTCGTTAGCTCATCTCTTAATTTTTTCCCAAGATTATCTCGTTGAATAATATAATATTGAATATTAATTTCTTTTTTAGCATTTCGAATATCCTCAAACAACGCATCAAATTTCTGATTACCGTCACTAAAGATATCAATTTCATTGTCGGTGCGCACGAGTGACTTAGAAGAATTTAAATTAGTGAACAGTAGTTTATTATGTTGAATCAGTAAATCATTTCGATATTCATGGGTAGCTTTAAGTTCTTTTAATTGTTCATCCACTGAAGATCTTAAATATTCCCGCTCATCAGATGACAATTTATAAAAGTTTTTCTGTTTTAGCTGTCTTCCAAAGAACAGATATACAATAAAGCCGACAATCGGTATAAAAAATAAAATAAGAAGCCACGCCCATGTAGATCCTATATCTCTTCGTTCGATGAAAATAAGAATACCGGCTAATAAAATATTAATAGCGGTCACAACAGATACACTTAGTGTAAAGATATGGGCAAATTCCATCCTTTTACTCCTTTCTTTCTACTACATCGCTTTATTAACTCATTCCCTTTTTTAACCTTCTCATTCACTTTACTATACATAACACAGATAGCTTCCTTTTTCATCTTTAGCATCCAAATTTTTTTATTTTTTGCTATACTAAAAATGTAAAATATTTCTTTTTTGTATTGCGTATTAAAAACAGGGAGGAAATAATTTGTTTTTTTCTTTTATTTTTCTTAGTCTCCTCAATGTATTTATCAGTATTAGCCTTGGATATACGGATTATCACCTATTAAAAAAAGCGTTTATTGGAGGAATTATTACGTGGATCCTCGCTTTCAGTGCTCCTATCTTATTTGTATGATCTTCACTGTTTTGGTCAACTGGCGTATCACTTTTCTGTACTCTCTCATTATTTATTCAAAAAAGCACAGATCGCTTAATATGTAGAGAAAAAACACGGAAATCTTAGATTTCCGTGTTTTTTCTCTACAAGCTGTATACATAATAATCCTGTACGTGATATGAATTGAAACCGCATGTTTCGTAGAGTTGCAAAGCGCGTTTATTTTTCGCTTCAACCTCAAGGAATACATCATATCCTAGCTGATGCTGCTGTAAAACGACTTGTTTTAAAGCAGCTTTTCCTATTCCCAATTTTTGATAAGAAGGTAAAATACCAAATCCATAAATCCATGCTTCGCTTTTATCATAAAATACCCTTAACTTTCCAACCGCTTGCCTATTGTACTCTACGATAAAATGATTTTGCTGTTTCTCCATTTTCGTTTGCTCATAATAAGCAGCTGCTTCTGTTAAAGACATACCAAATCATTCCATATCAACTTGCATTTCCATTTCCCTATCTGTATCTGATTCAGAAGAGCGAAGTGTAACAAAGGGATTATCATCTTTCAATTCTTTTTTTGTCCACTTCATTTGGTATTCTGAAAAAGTAAATGAACATGGAATTTGCTTTAAGAACTCCCTGCCTGAAACCGAATGGCCAGGAGCATTTAATAAAATCTCTGTATACTCACTCTTCTTACATATATCTAAAGCTTGAGAAAACAGCTTCGAAAAAATCTTTTTTCTGCGATAGCTAGGAGCAACCATCCCGCATATTTCTACTGTATTCCCAAACCCATAAAGACCAATAAACCCAACAAGCTGATTATCTTCATAATGAAAAAAATCGTCAACTTCATTTTGTTTTCGACTTCGTAACATATCAAAATTCAGCTTCAGCTCTATTTTTTCTTCTTGTTCGCAAATAGACTGTAACTTTTGTATATCTTCTAGTACATGTTGTTCTAACATAAAAATCCTCCTGCATCTTTCTTTTTATTATAAGTTCGGCTTTATTTAACTTTTTCCTTTCATCTTTAGCGCAACAGCTGAATAATTATAGGTTAAAGCAAGATCAAAAAGCATATAGAGTAATCAAACTAAATAGGCGGGGTGCTTATGAAAAAGACTATTTTAATAAGTTTTATTGCACTAGTTGCTTTAACAATTATTTATTGCCTGCAGAAAGAATTTATTTTCGCTTTAGCTTTGTGGAGCATTTACGGGACAGTACTATCAGTTTTTGTATATTTTTCTTTTCATAAATCAACAGAAGATAGCGAGGAATAGTAAAGATAGAGCCCTTAAAAAGTCTGTGAAATAAACCTTTTTACAGATTTTTATAAATTTACAACTCAGATGTATGTTGGTAACAATTTAGAAACAAGTATTCCTTATTCTTAGTGTTATAGAAAAGGTATTACCTATTTCACTAAGGAGTTGAATACTTGTATGAAGACAATCACAAAATCTATATCGGTTCTTACATTAGCAGCTGGCTTTACTTTTTCATCTCTATCCAGCATATTGCCATTCACTCATGAGCAAACAGCAAGT
This genomic window contains:
- the iolG gene encoding inositol 2-dehydrogenase; this translates as MGILTIGIIGAGRIGKLHVDNLKLMPQIKIKAVSDVVVDHLHEWAASKEILTLTTNYQDLLADPEIDAVFICSPTNTHASIIKEAARAKKHIFCEKPVSFSVEETIQALEVVKEHGVQLQVGFNRRFDPNFKKVYDLVQQGEVGKPHILKITSRDPQPPSPEYVRASGGLFMDMMIHDFDMARYVMGSEVVEVSAYGTTLIDPAIEEAGDIDTAIVSLKFANGALGVIDNSRQAVYGYDQRLEVFGEKGGVVADNCRPTTVEISTGESVVKEKPLYFFLERYTQAYIDEVTQFARAIMENQSVICTGNDGLQAERIAKAAKESLLSGQPVKIEHKKYAVN
- a CDS encoding alpha/beta-type small acid-soluble spore protein; translated protein: MANSRNKSSNELAVHGAQQAIDQMKYEIASEFGVTLGPDTTARANGSVGGEITKRLVQMAEQQLGGGRF
- a CDS encoding GNAT family N-acetyltransferase, with product MLEQHVLEDIQKLQSICEQEEKIELKLNFDMLRSRKQNEVDDFFHYEDNQLVGFIGLYGFGNTVEICGMVAPSYRRKKIFSKLFSQALDICKKSEYTEILLNAPGHSVSGREFLKQIPCSFTFSEYQMKWTKKELKDDNPFVTLRSSESDTDREMEMQVDME
- a CDS encoding MFS transporter; this encodes MNEFISRKTALDRIGIPSHLTWGYIGIIVFMIGDGLEQGWLSPYLVERGLTIEHAALLFTVYGITVSVSSWFSGVLVQLWGPRKAMAFGLISFIIGSIGFIGLGLHIMNYTIILICYALRGFGYPLFAYSFLVWVSYRTPQEMLSKAVGWFWFVFQLGLSVIGAFYSSYMVPKIGEIATLWSGLLFVVIGGVFSIIMNKDKFTVQKVNDNKTKELMKGITIAFENPKVGIGGIVKIINSAAQFGFVVFLPTYMMKHDFTMSEWLQIWGTLFFVNMAFNIIFGIVGDKFGWVNTIKWFGGVGCGIVTLALYYVPQFVGHNYWVMMIVACCYGATLAGYVPLTALVPSLAPENKGAAMSVLNLGSGLSAFVGPLIVTVFIGLLGTGGVIWIFACLYFFGAFLTGFLTIPTETIIKGETINEVKSQVSL
- a CDS encoding general stress protein; this encodes MTKNVVGTYNSEEAVITAIRNLKTQGYPDSALSVLTNSGQHHENTEAIEHSAGIDVQIVDTDQNSKHHQPFMEKIKNAFTPAEEKMDQDVNRIENQLTEYGVPAAEASSYVSDLKKGKVLLMVDAVEHDKRNSALGQTVTPAEKSADPMNEKMLYGNHENKIK
- a CDS encoding GNAT family N-acetyltransferase, yielding MSLTEAAAYYEQTKMEKQQNHFIVEYNRQAVGKLRVFYDKSEAWIYGFGILPSYQKLGIGKAALKQVVLQQHQLGYDVFLEVEAKNKRALQLYETCGFNSYHVQDYYVYSL
- the cls gene encoding cardiolipin synthase, encoding MEFAHIFTLSVSVVTAINILLAGILIFIERRDIGSTWAWLLILFFIPIVGFIVYLFFGRQLKQKNFYKLSSDEREYLRSSVDEQLKELKATHEYRNDLLIQHNKLLFTNLNSSKSLVRTDNEIDIFSDGNQKFDALFEDIRNAKKEINIQYYIIQRDNLGKKLRDELTKKAKEGIKVRVLYDEVGSRKMTPSFFKELISYGGEAQAFFPSILRLINFRINNRNHRKLCIIDGEVAYIGGFNVGDEYLGLDPKMGYWRDTHFRIKGESVNDIQGRFILDWHQATKQPIELEQFLHRTETHSGTVPVQIVASGPNSTTQHLKNMYISLIMSAKESVYLQTPYFIPDASFMDACKIALLSGVDIHIMIPNKPDHPFVYWATWSHVGELLTYGANIYLYEKGFLHAKTIVVDNEVSSVGTTNIDPRSFSLNFEVNAVVYDQPIAEKLQNLFLEDVQFSSKLTLERYKERSLLIKFKEAVFRLLSPIL
- a CDS encoding LacI family DNA-binding transcriptional regulator; translated protein: MKPTIYDVAKKAGVSIATVSKVINQTGRISEKTIKKVNEVMMELDYQPSSVAAALTGKKTYTIGVLVPDISNPFFAEVARAFENSARAAGYTLFLCSTDHQTAREHEYIDLLFKKQVDGIIIATELNNTKLVKKIVKHDVPLVLFSVDHPSISTHVVTIDNVRGGYIAGKYLIEKGHQSVTVMTEKDRKSSEGRLAGFKQALTEANLSLENQSIISCYSTVEDSRRASKQLLSLPNRPTAVFACTDLIGVSLINEARKQGLSIPGDLSVIGFDNTIYADIAEPGLTTIEQPISQMAASTFEQLLKSMKKEEHAKQRVTIIPELVERASVKKL